GCCGTCGCCGCTGCCATCGCCCCGCCCGGACATCGCCGTGCGGCCCTGCTGGCCGGTGCCGCGCTTGGCACCTTGCCGGACCTCGACGCCCTGTGGCTCGGTTTCACCGCAGCCGATCCGGTGGCGAACATGATCGAGCACCGCAGCTTCAGCCATTCGCTGCTGGTGCTGCCCTGGGTGGCGGCATTGATCTGGTGGTTGTTCAAGCGCTTCGGCAATGGCCGCGTCGCGCAGTCGCCGGTGCGCTGGTTCTGGGCGATCCAGCTGGCGCTGGTCACCCATCCCGTGCTGGATGCGTTCACTGTGTATGGCACCCAGTTGTGGTGGCCGCTGCGCCCGCATCCAACCATGGGTTCCAGTGTCTTCATCATCGACCCGGGGTATACGGTGTGGCTGCTGCTGGGCTGCGTGCTGGCCTGGTTCGGTCGCGCCCGGCCCTGGGCGGGCAAGGTGCTGGGCGTGGCCCTGCTGTTCAGCAGTGGCTACCTGGGCTGGGGTCTGATCGCAAAGGCACAGGTCGACCGTGCCGCACAGCAGAGCCTGGCCGCGATGGGCCTGGGCGATGCGCCGCGCTTCTCGGTACCGATGCCGTTCAACACCCTGCTGTGGCGGGTGGTGGCGATGACGCCCAATGGCTACGTGGTGGGTGACCGCTCGCTGCTGGCCGACGACGGGCCGATGCGGTTTGAAGGCCATGCGTCCAACGTGCAGGCATTGCGCGAAGCGCAGGCCATCCCGGCGGTGCAGCAACTGCAGTGGTTCAACCGTGGCTTCATGCGTGCGCAGGTGGTGGACGGCCGGTTGCTGCTGAGTGACCTGCGCATGGGCCTGGAACCGGACTACACCTTCAACTTCGTCGTGGCCGAGCAGGCCGGTGGGCAGTGGCGGCCAATCACGCCCGGGCAGGTGCGGGTGGATTACAGCAGTCCCGCCGCGCGCGCTGACGCCGGGCGACGGTTGGCCGCCATGTGGCAGCGGATCTGGCAGCAGCCGGCAGTCTCCGCGACCGGTGCCGCGCATCCGTAGATCCACGCCATGCGTGGATGGCGGGGACGTTGGGGAAGGCAGCCACGCATGGCGTGGCTCTACTGCCTCCATCGGCAGTGCAGTGTCGCATCCCTAGATCCACGCCATGCGTGGATGGCGGGGACGTTGGGGAAGGCAGTCACGCATGGCGTGGCTCTACTGCCTCCATCGGCGGTGCAGTGTCGCATCCGTAGATCCACGCCATGCGTGGATGGCGGGGGCATCGGTGGTGGCAGCCACGCACGGCGTGGCCCACCAAATCAATACACCGTGGCGCGGCCCTGCACGAACGAGTAGAAGAACACCGCATTCGGGTCGTTCTGCACCAGGCGGAATTCGCGACGCATGCCTTCCACGGTGTCCTCGTCCACCGAGCCGGCCTGCAGCAGCTGGTCGGCCGCCGACAGCAGCAGCTGTTCCCAGAACGCGATCATCGTCTTGCGACGGGCCGGTTCGCGGTTGTCCAGGTGGATGGTCTTGATCTCGGTATGCACGTCGCGGAAGCCCCCGGCCAGCAGCAGGTTGCCCAGCTTGGCGCCGACGAACGGATCTCCCCCGTGGTCGTACTGGAAATCGTTGAACGCCATCCAGTAGCGCCAGATATGCGGCGAATACGGGTCGAGCAGGAACGAGGCATTCATCACCTCGGTGATGTACACCGGCGAGCCCGGCGCCAGCACGCGGCGCACTTCGCTCAGTACACGTGCTGGTGAAGGCACGTGCTCCAGCACCCAGCACAGGAACGCCGAGTCGAAGCTGCGTGCCTCGAACGGCAGTTCGCTGGCGTCGGCCTGCTGCAGGGTGTAGCGGTCGCTGCACCACGGTGTGCGCGCCAGGTTCTCGCGCGCGGTGGCCAGCTGCGTTTCGCTCAGGTCCACGCCGGTCACGTGCAGTTCCGGGAAGCGGCGCAGCAGGATCTCGGTCTGTGCGCCGACGCCGCTGCCGACTTCCAGCAGGCGCCGCGCGCCGCTGTAGTCGATCTGGCCGAAGATGCTCGATTCCAGCAGCCGGGCCTGGGTCATCAGGCGCTGCTGCTCGGTGCCGGAAAATCCGTGCAGGTAGGTCGGGGAGGAAATCGGCGGGGTCATGGGGCGGGCTCTTGTAGCGTCGAGCGTGCTCGACGGCTCTGGATATTCAGTCGAGCAAGCTCGACGCTACGGTTTGAGGAATCGAGCAGGCTCGATCCGACGGCGTGGCAGTACGCTCAGGCAGCAGATGACAACACCGGTTCCCCGGCGATCAGGCGGTCGAAGTACTCGGTGGTCAGTGCGATCTGGCTCTGCGGATCTTCGGCGCGGTTGACCACCGCGCGGAAGGCGGCATTCTCCGGCCGGTCCTTCGCGTACCAGCCCAGGTGCTTGCGCGCGATGCGCACGCCCTGCGGTTCGCCGTAGAACGCATGCAGTGCATGCAGGTGGCCGAGCAGGATGTCGCGCACTTCCGCCAGCGACGGCGGCGGCAGCTCCTCGCCGGTGGCCAGGTAGTGCGCCACCTCGCGGAAGATCCACGGCCGGCCCTGCGCAGAGCGACCGATCATCACTGCATCCACGCCGGTTTCCTTCAGGACGTACGCGGCCTTCTGCGGCGAATCGATGTCACCGTTGGCGATCACAGGGATGCGAAGCGCAGCCTTGATCTCGCCGATGGTGCCGTACTCGGCCTGGCCGGTGTAATGCTGGTCGCGGGTGCGCCCATGCACGGCCAGCGCGGCGATGCCGCTGGCCTCGGCGATGCGGGCGATCACCGGGCCATTGCGGTGGTCGCAATCCCAACCGGTGCGGATCTTCAGCGTGACCGGTACGTCCACCGCGTTGACCACGGCTTCGAGGATGCGCGCCACCAGCTGTTCGTCGCGCATCAGTGCCGAGCCGGCCCAGGCGTTGCACACCTTCTTGGCCGGGCAGCCCATGTTGATGTCGATGATCTGCGCGCCGTGGTCGACGTTGTAGCGCGCGGCCTCGGCCAGCTGCTGCGGCTCGGTGCCGGCGATCTGCACGCTGATCGGTGCCGGTTCGCCCTCATGGTCCATGCGATGGATGGACTTGCGCGTGTTCCAGAAGCGCGGGTCGCTGATGGTCATTTCCGAGGCGGCCAGTCCCGCACCCAGCCGTTTGCACAGCAGGCGGAAGGGCTTGTCGGTGACGCCGGCCATGGGCGCCAGCACGACGTTGGGGGCAATGGTGTACGGGCCGATCTGCATGCGCCCATTGTAGGGCGCGGGCGGTGCTACGGCCGTGTCGGGCGCGGTCCGGTTCAGGCCGATCGGCACCGACCTCATGCCGTACCGGCATCAGCAGATGCTTGACGGTTGCTTCCACCGCCCCCAGGGGCGGGCGAAGGTGGGCGGCTAACCCAGGCCCTGCCAGGCCTGGCGGGTCCCGGCGGCGAAGGCCAGCCCCAGGGCCAGGCAGACCAGCGAGCTGACCGCCCAGAAGCGCACGCCGTTGTACCCCGGCCGGAACAACGCCAGCCCGAAACCCATCGCCGCGCGCAGCAGCAGCAAGGCAGCAATGCCGGGCAGGACCAGGCGGCTGCCCGGCAGCGGCGAATGCCAGCCGGCGGCCGCCAGTGCATACAGGGTCCAGGTCACCAGTACGGCGGTGATGCCGGCGGTCATCAGCGGCGGCCACCAGTGCCCGGCCTGTGCCAGCCGCACCATGCGCGGGCCAGCACCGAAGTACCTGTACCACGGTGCGCCGAAGGCGATGCAGCCGATATGCAGCAGGGCCGCGACGGCACTGCCGGCGGCCGCGACCAGCAACCAGGGGAATCCGTCCATGTCCTGCCCGTGAAAGGAAGCTGCGCGGATGGTGGGCGAGGGGCAGGGTGTGGGCAATGCGACAGGCGGCCGCAGGGGCTGGGAAATGGACAAAAGAAAGGCCCGGATGCCTGCGCACCCGGGCCTTCCCATCCACGCAGGGCGTGGATCTACTTGGCTTCAGCGTCGGCCGGGGTGAAGCGCGGCATTGCCGCAGCGGCGCCTTCCTTCTCGGTCGAGCGACCGGCGAACTGGTTGGCGAAGCGCACGTGGCGGGCGAACGGGGCATCGGCCACCTGTGCGAGCGACGCGGCCAGCGCACCGTTGAAGGCATCACCGGCACCGGTGGTGTCGATCGCCTGCACCTGTTCGGCACCCACGCGGTAGTACGGCTGGGTATCGCCGCGCAGGTTCTCATCGGCATGCGACACGAACACACCCACCGAACCCAGGGTCACCACCACGGTACCGTTGCCGACCAGCTTGCGGCACAGCGCATGCAGGCTGGCGCCATCCAGTGCGGCCACGTCGTTGGCTTCCACGCGCTCGCCGACATGGCGGCCGAGCAGGGCGGCGAACTCGGTCTCGTTCGGGGTGATCACATCGGCCAGCTTGAGCAGACCAATGGTCGAGGGGGCGTCGGCCGGTGCGGTGTTGAGCACCGTGGTGACACCGGCTTCGCGGGCTGTGGCCAGCGCCGCTTCGATGGTCGGTACCGGCGATTCCAGCTGCACCAGCACCACCTTGGCGGCCGTCAGCAGGGCCTGCTGCTGTTGCAGGAAGTCGGTGCTCAGCGCGGCATTGGCGCCCGGGCCGATCACGATGGTGTTGCGGCCACGGGCATCGACGTAGATGCCTGCGGTGCCGGTCGGTTCGCTGCTGGCCTCGGCGATCAGCGCGAAGCCATCCTGTGCGGCCAGTTCGCGCGCGGTGGCGCCACCGGCGTCATCGCCCAACGCGCACACGAAGTGCGTGTCGGCGCCCGCGCGGCAGGCCGCCACGGCCTGGTTGAAGCCCTTGCCACCGGGGCCGGTGCTGTAGCGGCCGGCAATGGTCGCACCCGGTGCCGGCAGCGACTCGCACCGCCACACGTGATCGACATTGAAGGAACCGACGACAACGACACTGCTGCTCATAGGGAATCTTTTCTCAACCAAGGGTTCAACTGAAGTGCGTCAGCACGCCGGCGATGGTCGCCGTCATGAAGGTGGCAATGGTACCGCCCAGCACCGCGCGCAGGCCGAACTTGGCCAGATCGTGGCGACGTTCCGGAGCCAGGCCGCCGATACCGCCGATCTGGATCGCGATCGAGCTGAAGTTGGCAAAGCCGCACAGCGCGTAGGTGGCGATCAGGCGGCCTTCCTCGGACAGGCTCACGCCGGCCACCTGGCCGTTCACGATCTGCGACAGCTCGGTGTAGGCCACGAACTCGTTGATCACGACCTTCTGGCCGATCAGCGAACCGACGGTGGTGGCATCAGCCCACGGGGTGCCGATCACCCAGGCGATCGGGGCCAGCACATAACCGAAGATGGTCGACAGGTTGGTCGGCTTGCCGATGGCAGCGGCCAGGCCGGTCACATCGCCGATCCAGGTCAGCGGTGCGTTCAGCAGCGCGATCAGGGCGATGAAGGCCAGCAGCATCGCGCCGATGTTCAGCGCCAGCTTCAGGCCGTCACCGGCACCGGCGGCGGCGGCGTCGATGATGTTGCTGGAGGTCTTTTCGACTTCCATCTTCACCGTGCCGCGGGTCAGCGGGGTGCCGGTTTCCGGGATCAGCAGCTTGGCCACGACCAGGGTGGCCGGTGCGGCCATGATGCTCGCCGCCAGCAGGTGCTTGGCGTAGAACGCCTGCTGCGCCGGGTCGCCACCGCCGAGCATGCCCACGTAGGCGGCCAGCACGCCACCGGCGATGTGGGCCATGCCGCCGATCATCATGGTCAGCAGCTCGGACTGGGTCATCCTGGCGATGTACGGGCGCACGGTCAGCGGCGCCTCGGTCTGGCCGATGAAGACGCTGGCGCAGACGCTGGTGGTTTCCGCACCGGACACGCGCATCACCTTGGTGATCGACCACGCCATCACGCGCACGATCGCCTGCATGACGTTGAGGTGGTACATCACTCCCATCAGCGCCGAGAAGAAGATGATGGTCGGCAGCACCTGGAAGGCGAAGATGAAGCCGTAGTTCTTGGTGTCCATCAACGAGCCGAAGATGAAGCCCGAGCCTTCGTTGACGAAGCTGAGAACCTTGACGAAGCCCTTGCCCAGCGCATCGAATACGTCGCGCCCGCCCGGCACCAGGATCACCAGCGCGGCGAACGCGATCTGCAGGGTGATACCGGTGGCAACCAGCTTCCAGTCAACCGCACGCTTGTTGTTGGAGAACAACCAGGTGATGCCGATCAGCACCGCCAACCCGAACAGGCCGAAGCCGATCCTGCCCAAACCTTCGACCATGTGAGTGACTCCCCTGGGGCGTCGCGAAAAACGGGAAGCCTAGTGCAGGGCAGGGGCCGGGGCAAGAAAAAGCAGCGTGCGCGCACCCATCGGTACCGATCAGGCCAGCAACGGCAAGGGCTTGCGGCCGGCGGCGGCAGGTAGAATGGGGGTTTGATCCCGGCCCGGATGCGGGCCCGCAGCAGGAGATTCGCATGCAATACCGTCGCCTGGGCTCCACCGGCCTGCCGATTTCCGCCCTGTCCTTCGGCGCCTGGGTGACCTTCGGTGACCAGATCCCGCGCGACGAGGCCCGCAACCTGGTGGCTGCCGCCTGGGACCATGGCGTCAACTTCTTCGACAACGCCGAGGGCTATGCCAACGGCCGCGCCGAACAGGTGATGGGTGATGTGATCGCCGACCTGCGCCTGCCGCGCGATGGCATCTGCGTGTCCAGCAAGGTGTTCTTCGGCAGCGCCAAGGACCCGCGGCCGACCCAGCGCGGCCTGTCGCGCAAGCATGTAACCGACGCCTGCCACGCTGCGCTCAAGCGCCTGCGGGTGGACTACCTGGACCTTTATTACTGCCATCGCCCGGATCCGGACGCGCCGGTCGCCGAGACCGTGCATGCCATGGATACCCTGGTGCGGCAGGGCAAGATCCTCTACTGGGGGACCTCGGAGTGGTCGGCGCTGCAGATCCAGCAGGCGCTGGACATCGCCGCGGCGCGCAACCTGCAGGGCCCGTCGATGGAGCAGCCGCAGTACAACCTGCTGCACCGCGAACGGGTCGAGGTCGAGTACGCGCCGCTGTATGCCGGTGCCGGGCTGGGCACCACCATCTTCTCGCCGCTGGCCTCGGGCCTGCTGAGCGGCAAGTACGACCAGGGCATTCCGGCCGACGCGCGGCTGGGCCGCGAGGGCA
This portion of the Stenotrophomonas sp. WZN-1 genome encodes:
- a CDS encoding metal-dependent hydrolase, whose amino-acid sequence is MDSLTQIVLGGAVAAAIAPPGHRRAALLAGAALGTLPDLDALWLGFTAADPVANMIEHRSFSHSLLVLPWVAALIWWLFKRFGNGRVAQSPVRWFWAIQLALVTHPVLDAFTVYGTQLWWPLRPHPTMGSSVFIIDPGYTVWLLLGCVLAWFGRARPWAGKVLGVALLFSSGYLGWGLIAKAQVDRAAQQSLAAMGLGDAPRFSVPMPFNTLLWRVVAMTPNGYVVGDRSLLADDGPMRFEGHASNVQALREAQAIPAVQQLQWFNRGFMRAQVVDGRLLLSDLRMGLEPDYTFNFVVAEQAGGQWRPITPGQVRVDYSSPAARADAGRRLAAMWQRIWQQPAVSATGAAHP
- a CDS encoding class I SAM-dependent methyltransferase, coding for MTPPISSPTYLHGFSGTEQQRLMTQARLLESSIFGQIDYSGARRLLEVGSGVGAQTEILLRRFPELHVTGVDLSETQLATARENLARTPWCSDRYTLQQADASELPFEARSFDSAFLCWVLEHVPSPARVLSEVRRVLAPGSPVYITEVMNASFLLDPYSPHIWRYWMAFNDFQYDHGGDPFVGAKLGNLLLAGGFRDVHTEIKTIHLDNREPARRKTMIAFWEQLLLSAADQLLQAGSVDEDTVEGMRREFRLVQNDPNAVFFYSFVQGRATVY
- the dusB gene encoding tRNA dihydrouridine synthase DusB is translated as MQIGPYTIAPNVVLAPMAGVTDKPFRLLCKRLGAGLAASEMTISDPRFWNTRKSIHRMDHEGEPAPISVQIAGTEPQQLAEAARYNVDHGAQIIDINMGCPAKKVCNAWAGSALMRDEQLVARILEAVVNAVDVPVTLKIRTGWDCDHRNGPVIARIAEASGIAALAVHGRTRDQHYTGQAEYGTIGEIKAALRIPVIANGDIDSPQKAAYVLKETGVDAVMIGRSAQGRPWIFREVAHYLATGEELPPPSLAEVRDILLGHLHALHAFYGEPQGVRIARKHLGWYAKDRPENAAFRAVVNRAEDPQSQIALTTEYFDRLIAGEPVLSSAA
- a CDS encoding ribokinase, translating into MSSSVVVVGSFNVDHVWRCESLPAPGATIAGRYSTGPGGKGFNQAVAACRAGADTHFVCALGDDAGGATARELAAQDGFALIAEASSEPTGTAGIYVDARGRNTIVIGPGANAALSTDFLQQQQALLTAAKVVLVQLESPVPTIEAALATAREAGVTTVLNTAPADAPSTIGLLKLADVITPNETEFAALLGRHVGERVEANDVAALDGASLHALCRKLVGNGTVVVTLGSVGVFVSHADENLRGDTQPYYRVGAEQVQAIDTTGAGDAFNGALAASLAQVADAPFARHVRFANQFAGRSTEKEGAAAAMPRFTPADAEAK
- a CDS encoding nucleoside transporter C-terminal domain-containing protein, with the translated sequence MVEGLGRIGFGLFGLAVLIGITWLFSNNKRAVDWKLVATGITLQIAFAALVILVPGGRDVFDALGKGFVKVLSFVNEGSGFIFGSLMDTKNYGFIFAFQVLPTIIFFSALMGVMYHLNVMQAIVRVMAWSITKVMRVSGAETTSVCASVFIGQTEAPLTVRPYIARMTQSELLTMMIGGMAHIAGGVLAAYVGMLGGGDPAQQAFYAKHLLAASIMAAPATLVVAKLLIPETGTPLTRGTVKMEVEKTSSNIIDAAAAGAGDGLKLALNIGAMLLAFIALIALLNAPLTWIGDVTGLAAAIGKPTNLSTIFGYVLAPIAWVIGTPWADATTVGSLIGQKVVINEFVAYTELSQIVNGQVAGVSLSEEGRLIATYALCGFANFSSIAIQIGGIGGLAPERRHDLAKFGLRAVLGGTIATFMTATIAGVLTHFS
- a CDS encoding aldo/keto reductase, with the protein product MQYRRLGSTGLPISALSFGAWVTFGDQIPRDEARNLVAAAWDHGVNFFDNAEGYANGRAEQVMGDVIADLRLPRDGICVSSKVFFGSAKDPRPTQRGLSRKHVTDACHAALKRLRVDYLDLYYCHRPDPDAPVAETVHAMDTLVRQGKILYWGTSEWSALQIQQALDIAAARNLQGPSMEQPQYNLLHRERVEVEYAPLYAGAGLGTTIFSPLASGLLSGKYDQGIPADARLGREGMEWLQALVLGDDAGARLAQVRRFSEVARALGHAPATLAIAWCLRNPNVSSVILGASRVSQLLQNLQALDVLERVDAAGWAQVEAVFA